The Paracoccus sediminicola genome has a segment encoding these proteins:
- a CDS encoding alpha/beta hydrolase: protein MAFLLTLLVALAGSGALIWMFGPRESGRFNPPEIAELPENLDAYLYQEESGVRPEVSRRIVWAGRTGEKTPVSLVYLHGFSASSEEIRPVPDLIAAWRGANLYFARLSGHGLDGASLGTARVSDWARDVAEAIAIGQRIGEKVVVIGGSTGGTLAVMAARDPKLGRLIDGVVLISPNFGLRNRWAFLARWPLARHWLPLIAGRERCFEPRNEKHREYWTSCYPMTAVLPMVALVAEANGSDFSDVGQPLLAIRSEADEVVDPAATARFLDGWGGEVTDMPISLGPGDDASSHVIAGDILSPGQTAPVATRINGWITQNFGE, encoded by the coding sequence ATGGCGTTTCTGCTGACCCTGCTGGTCGCGCTTGCCGGCAGCGGGGCGCTGATCTGGATGTTCGGCCCGCGCGAATCCGGTCGCTTCAACCCGCCCGAGATCGCCGAGCTGCCGGAAAATCTGGACGCCTATCTCTATCAGGAGGAAAGCGGGGTTCGTCCCGAGGTCTCTCGCCGCATCGTCTGGGCCGGCCGCACCGGAGAGAAGACGCCTGTATCGCTGGTCTATCTGCATGGCTTCTCGGCCAGTTCAGAGGAAATCCGGCCGGTGCCCGATCTGATCGCTGCCTGGCGCGGTGCGAATCTGTATTTCGCGCGGCTGAGCGGACATGGGCTGGATGGCGCCTCGCTCGGCACGGCGCGGGTGTCGGACTGGGCGCGGGACGTGGCCGAGGCCATCGCGATCGGGCAGCGCATCGGAGAAAAGGTGGTGGTGATCGGCGGCTCGACAGGGGGCACGCTGGCGGTGATGGCGGCGCGCGACCCCAAGCTGGGACGGCTGATCGACGGGGTGGTGCTGATCTCGCCGAATTTCGGCCTTCGAAACCGCTGGGCCTTTCTGGCCCGCTGGCCGCTCGCCCGGCACTGGCTTCCGCTGATCGCAGGACGCGAGCGCTGTTTCGAGCCGCGCAACGAGAAGCACCGCGAATATTGGACAAGCTGCTATCCAATGACCGCGGTGCTGCCCATGGTGGCACTTGTCGCCGAGGCCAATGGCAGCGATTTCTCGGATGTCGGCCAGCCTTTGCTGGCGATCCGCTCAGAGGCGGACGAGGTGGTCGATCCCGCCGCCACTGCGCGCTTTCTCGATGGCTGGGGCGGAGAGGTGACCGATATGCCGATCTCGCTCGGTCCGGGTGACGACGCGTCGTCCCATGTCATCGCGGGAGATATCCTCTCGCCGGGGCAGACCGCGCCGGTG